One Glycine max cultivar Williams 82 chromosome 4, Glycine_max_v4.0, whole genome shotgun sequence DNA segment encodes these proteins:
- the LOC100803289 gene encoding uncharacterized protein: MLQFPAYMTQYPLSTMTIPTSFLLPAQWPQPQNEELLLAMEESDFEEKCNEIRKMNSNLIVIGKTTNENDKEDFDNEADDDDADNAEESEGEEFEQETG, encoded by the exons atgtTACAGTTCCCGGCGTATATGACGCAGTACCCATTGTCCACGATGACCATTCCGACGTCGTTTCTGCTACCCGCTCAGTGGCCCCAGCCCCAAAACGAAGAACTCCTTCTCGCCATGGAAGAGTCCGATTTCGAAGAAAAG TGCAACGAGATCAGGAAGATGAACAGCAACCTAATTGTGATAGGAAAAACCACTAACGAAAATGATAAGGAAGACTTTGACAATGAGGCAGATGACGATGATGCTGACAATGCAGAGGAATCTGAGGGCGAAGAATTTGAGCAAGAAACTGGTTGA
- the LOC100811103 gene encoding C2 and GRAM domain-containing protein At5g50170, with protein sequence MLRLYVCVLEAKDLPVKDTYVKLRLGKFKCRTRILRNTSNPVWNKEFGFNVHGAEDMLVVSVVNHDNINECRVTNGSVEFVGEVRIPVGSVAFEDKQTFLPTWFSLESPKSGKFFNEYCGKILLTVSLHGKGRSSFINHKHSSNSTIAVDNSRDLEGLHVACQVPCDKMGAGKQLLKAIANGLHRIFKKKEENSKSGDSSELSTSLSDYEDSVQENSSPCSFEEAIALMESGDDKPEMPENLPGGVLVDQIYLVSPNDLNVFLFAPNSQFSKDMVELQGTTNVQEGPWTWKNGDMSCLTRVVTYTKAATKLIKAVNAIEEQTYIRVSRKEFAILVSVSTPEVPYGNSFRIELLYKIMPGEASSGEESSHLVVSWGIVFLQSTMMKGMIEGGARQGLKESLVQFSDQLALNFKVLDKADLPDKEHLLATLQTEDQWNWWQTITYFWNFTVASTIFMFLYVLVHILRCGPSLPQGLEFSGLELPDSFGELITSGILIIQLQRVYNMVSHFVQARFQMGTDHGLKANGDGWVLTVALIEGVDLASLESEGLSDPYVVFTCNGQTRSSSVKLQMPDPLWNEILEFDAMEEPPSVLHVEVFDFDGPFDQDVSLGHAEINFLKHTSTELADMWVMLEGKLAQSSQSKLHLRIFLDNNNGVETIKEYLEKMEKEVGKKLNLRSPQRNSTFQKLFALPPEEFLIKDFTCYLKRKMPLQGRLFLSARILGFHANLFGHKTKFFFLWEDIEEIQVLPPSLATLGSPTLVIILRRGRGLDARHGAKTQDEEGRLRFHFQSFVSFSAASRTIKALWRTRILNPYQKEQISEEHEDQESFVILEDSASILEDEEKMSRIFSAELPIKMKSVMGIFDGGNLEHKIMQRTGCMNYETTSWEQVKPDFFERHVSYQFNRHVSVFGGEVTCTQQKFPNTNTGGWTVIEVMALHSVPFADHFHIHFRYEIEKSSLGDCACKCDAYIGIMWLKSSKFQQRINRNITAKFNLRLKEIFELVQKEILLMSQNSHG encoded by the exons ATGTTGAGACTTTACGTGTGTGTATTGGAAGCCAAGGACCTTCCCGTGAAGGATACTTACGTGAAGCTTAGGCTGGGAAAGTTCAAGTGCAGGACAAGGATATTGAGGAACACAAGCAACCCCGTTTGGAACAAGGAGTTTGGTTTCAATGTGCATGGTGCTGAAGACATGCTTGTTGTCTCTGTTGTTAATCATGATAATATTAATGAGTGCAGAGTGACCAATGGTTCTGTGGAGTTTGTGGGTGAGGTACGGATTCCGGTAGGTTCGGTTGCTTTTGAGGATAAGCAAACGTTTTTGCCCACGTGGTTCTCTCTTGAAAGCCCCAAGAGTGGGAAGTTTTTCAATGAATATTGTG GGAAAATTCTCCTTACCGTTTCTCTTCATGGTAAAGGTCGTTCTTCTTTTATCAATCATAAGCATTCTTCAAATTCAACTATTGCGGTTGACAACTCAAGAGACTTGGAAGGTCTGCACGTTGCGTGTCAGGTACCTTGTGATAAAATGGGTGCAGGCAAACAATTGTTGAAGGCTATTGCTAATGGTCTGCATAggattttcaaaaagaaagaagaaaactcAAAATCTGGTGATTCTTCAGAACTATCTACTTCATTATCTGATTATGAAGATAGTGTACAGGAAAATTCATCTCCTTGTAGCTTTGAAGAAGCCATTGCACTAATGGAATCAGGAGATGACAAACCAGAAATGCCTGAAAATTTGCCTGGCGGTGTTCTAGTAGATCAGATTTATTTAGTCTCTCCGAATGACCTTAATGTGTTTCTTTTTGCACCCAATTCACAGTTTAGTAAAGATATGGTTGAACTGCAGGGAACAACAAATGTGCAAGAGGGACCTTGGACATGGAAAAATGGAGACATGTCGTGTTTAACACGAGTTGTTACCTATACAAAAGCGGCTACGAAATTGATTAAGGCAGTTAATGCAATTGAGGAGCAAACCTACATTAGAGTGAGCAGAAAGGAATTTGCTATACTTGTTAGTGTAAGCACACCAGAGGTCCCATATGGAAATTCATTTAGGATTGAATTGCTTTACAAGATAATGCCAGGGGAGGCATCTTCAGGAGAGGAATCCTCCCATCTAGTTGTGTCTTGGGGAATTGTCTTCCTCCAAAGCACAATGATGAAAGGCATGATAGAAGGTGGGGCAAGACAGGGATTGAAGGAGAGTTTGGTCCAGTTCTCGGACCAACTTGCGCTGAATTTTAAGGTGCTAGATAAAGCAGATTTACCAGACAAGGAACATTTGTTGGCAACTTTGCAAACTGAAGACCAGTGGAATTGGTGGCAGACAATTACATACTTTTGGAATTTCACTGTGGCTTCCaccattttcatgtttttgtatGTGTTGGTGCATATTTTAAGGTGTGGTCCAAGTCTACCTCAGGGCTTGGAATTTAGTGGGCTTGAATTGCCAGATAGTTTTGGGGAGCTCATTACAAGTGGAATTTTAATCATCCAGTTGCAGCGTGTTTATAATATGGTGTCTCACTTTGTGCAAGCTAGATTTCAAATGG GAACTGACCATGGCCTCAAAGCCAATGGTGATGGATGGGTTCTTACTGTGGCTTTAATTGAGGGGGTTGACCTGGCCTCCTTGGAGTCCGAAGGATTGTCAGATCCCTATGTAGTTTTCACCTGTAATGGACAAACAAGGTCAAGCTCTGTCAAGCTTCAAATGCCCGATCCTCTATGGAATG AGATATTAGAGTTTGATGCTATGGAAGAACCACCATCAGTTTTACATGTGGAagtttttgattttgatggTCCATTCGACCAGGATGTTTCACTTGGACATGCTGAGATCAATTTTCTAAAACACACATCAACTGAGTTGGCAGATATGTGGGTCATGCTTGAAGGAAAGCTTGCCCAATCTTCTCAGTCAAAGTTGCACTTGAGAATTTTCTTGGATAACAATAATGGAGTTGAAACAATCAAGGAATATTTGGAGAAGATGGAAAAGGAAGTAGGCAAAAAA TTGAATCTTAGATCACCTCAAAGGAATTCTACATTCCAGAAATTGTTTGCTTTGCCTCCGGAAGAATTTCTCATCAAAGATTTCACTTGTTACCTCAAGAGAAAAATGCCTTTACAG GGTCGGTTGTTTCTTTCAGCAAGGATTCTGGGGTTTCATGCCAATTTGTTTGGACATAAAACCAAGTTTTTCTTCCTTTGGGAAGATATTGAAGAGATACAAGTGCTTCCTCCATCATTGGCAACATTAGGAAGCCCTACATTGGTCATAATTCTGCGAAGAGGTCGGGGTCTTGATGCAAGGCATGGTGCAAAGACTCAAGATGAAGAAGGGAGACttagatttcattttcaatcatTTGTTTCATTTAGTGCTGCCTCCAG AACAATAAAGGCCTTGTGGAGGACAAGAATACTGAACCCCTATCAGAAAGAACAAATTTCAGAAGAGCATGAAGATCAAGAAAGCTTTGTAATTCTGGAAGACTCTGCATCTATCTTAGAGGATGAAGAAAAAATGTCCAGAATTTTCTCTGCAGAACTTCCAATTAAG ATGAAATCAGTGATGGGAATATTTGATGGAGGAAACCTGGAGCATAAAATTATGCAGAGAACAGGATGTATGAACTATGAAACAACATCATGGGAACAAGTAAAGCCTGATTTCTTCGAGAGGCATGTTTCTTACCAATTCAATCGACATGTGTCAGTTTTTGGTGGTGAAGTCACATGCACACAACAAAAATTTCCAAATACAAACACTGGAGGTTGGACTGTGATTGAAGTTATGGCTCTTCACAGTGTCCCATTTGCTGATCACTTCCAT ATTCATTTTAGGTATGAAATTGAGAAATCCTCTCTTGGTGACTGTGCATGCAAGTGTGATGCTTACATTGGTATTATGTGGCTCAAGAGCTCTAAGTTTCAGCAGAGGATCAACAGGAACATAACAGCCAAGTTTAACCTCCGATTGAAGGAAATATTTGAACTGGTTCAGAAAGAGATTTTGTTAATGTCTCAGAACTCTCACGGATAA
- the LOC100803823 gene encoding plant intracellular Ras-group-related LRR protein 9 → MDPNPGTFPLLSYIMSRLPSLTPRPAAPAPSDSDQFDIEQPPEIVGQMPHLADPELVASMGRAVAQVTQARSVLTLIGERPTHEEVDNARAKLADVEAQLSRELEEIVLQARPAEIEIQGWRAQQAERERECRERAETERRVWRSVLQLDEMHEAYEKLLKDAEKRLVKMYESKEDGGGGDADLAYGEEVNEEVVGILQEAYGKGMERIDLSGRQLKLLPEAFGRISGLLVFDLSTNQLSAIPDSIAGLQNLEELNLSSNLLESLPDSIGLLQKLKLLNVSGNKLTALPDSICQCRSLVELDVSFNNLSYLPTNIGYELPNLQKLMIYLNKIRSFPSSICELKSLHYLDAHFNELHGLPIAIGRLTNLEVLNLSSNFSDLKELPETFGDLANLRELDLSNNQIHALPDTFGRLDNLIKLNLEQNPLELPPMEIVNQGLEAIKTFMAKRWLDILLEEERKSNQEMQEPEQGGWLTRSTFWLKNVSGNVIGYIGTTVGSPMSPKSPRDAYLDQQL, encoded by the exons ATGGATCCCAACCCCGGAACCTTCCCTCTCCTCTCCTACATCATGTCGCGCCTCCCTTCCCTCACTCCCAGACCCGCCGCCCCGGCACCCTCCGATTCCGACCAATTCGACATCGAACAGCCACCGGAGATTGTGGGCCAAATGCCGCACCTGGCGGACCCGGAGCTGGTGGCCTCTATGGGCCGGGCCGTGGCACAGGTGACGCAGGCCCGCTCGGTCCTCACCCTCATCGGGGAGCGACCCACGCACGAGGAGGTCGACAATGCCCGGGCAAAGTTGGCCGACGTCGAGGCCCAGCTCTCCCGAGAACTGGAAGAGATCGTGCTGCAGGCCCGGCCCGCGGAGATCGAGATCCAGGGGTGGCGGGCCCAGCAGGCCGAGAGGGAGAGGGAGTGCAGGGAGCGGGCCGAGACGGAGAGGCGGGTGTGGAGATCGGTGCTGCAGCTGGACGAGATGCACGAGGCTTACGAGAAGCTTCTGAAGGACGCGGAGAAGCGGTTGGTGAAGATGTACGAGTCCAAAGAAGACGGCGGCGGCGGCGATGCCGACCTGGCTTATGGCGAGGAAGTCAACGAAGAGGTTGTGGGGATTCTGCAGGAGGCTTACGGCAAAGGAATGGAAAGAATTGATCTTTCTGGACGCCAGTTGAAGCTCTTGCCTGAGGCTTTTGGTCGCATTTCTGGCTTGCTCGTTTTTGATCTTTCAACCAATCAACTCTCG GCAATTCCTGATTCAATAGCTGGATTGCAAAACCTTGAGGAGCTTAATCTGTCTTCAAATCTTTTGGAATCATTGCCAGATTCAATTGGGTTGTTACAAAAGTTGAAATTGCTCAATGTCTCTGGAAACAAGCTGACTGCGCTTCCTGATTCCATCTGTCAGTGCAG GTCATTGGTGGAGTTGGATGTAAGCTTTAACAATCTCTCATATTTGCCAACAAACATTGGATATGAATTACCGAACTTGCAGAAACTCATGATTTATTTGAACAAGATTCGATCTTTTCCCTCATCTATCTGTGAGTTGAAGTCCTTGCACTATTTGGATGCTCACTTTAATGAGCTACATGGGCTTCCAATTGCAATTGGGAGACTGACTAATCTTGAAGTTCTCAACCTGAGCAGCAACTTCAGTGACCTCAAAGAACTTCCTGAGACATTTGGTGATTTGGCTAACCTCAGGGAATTGGATCTCAGCAATAATCAGATTCATGCTCTTCCAGACACATTTGGTCGCCTTGATAATTTAATCAAGCTCAACTTGGAGCAAAATCCTCTTGAATTGCCACCAATGGAGATTGTAAATCAAGGGCTTGAAGCCATAAAGACTTTTATGGCCAAGAGGTGGCTTGATATATTGTTGGAGGAAGAAAGGAAAAGCAACCAAGAAATGCAAGAACCAGAACAGGGTGGTTGGTTAACACGAAGCACCTTCTGGTTGAAGAATGTTTCTGGAAATGTAATCGGGTATATTGGAACTACCGTTGGATCTCCCATGTCACCCAAATCTCCCAGAGATGCATATCTTGATCAGCAGCTATGA